The nucleotide sequence GGTCTGGGCCGGGCGGCCGGGATGTGGGCAGGTCTGGGCCGCGCGGCCGGGGTACGGACGAGACTGAGCCTGGCGGTCCGGGTACGAACGGCTCACGACAGGCCGGCTGGAGTACGGACGAGGCTCGGCCGGGCTGTCCCAGCGGGGGTGGCCCTTGGCAGGGCGGTTCCTGTGCGGAGGGCTCCCGGCAGGGGGACCGGAGCACCGGCGAGGCGCGGCCGGGCGGCTCAGGTGGGGGCGGGGTGTGGCCGGGCGGGCTCGGTACGGACGGGGTGCCATCGGGGAACCGGGGTGCGGACGAAAGCCGGACGAGCGGCTCGGACGGCTCCCGGCACGACGACCTGGGCCGGGACGGACCACGGCGGGACGGCCTGGATGTGGGCGGACCCCAGCAGGACGACCCCGGCCGAGCAGGACCACAGCGAGGCGACCTGGATGTGGGCGAACCCCAGCAGGACGACCCCGGCCGAGCAGGACCACGGCGAGGCAACCTGGATGTGGGCGGGCCCCAGCGGGACGGCCCCGGCCGAGGTGGACCACGGCGGGACGGCCCCGGGCGGGGCGGAGTGCGGGGGGATGACTTGGGCAAGGACGGACCAGGGCGGGACGACCGGGACATGGATGGACCACGGCTGGACGACGACCGGGACTGGGACGGTCCAGAGCCGGACGACCGGGACGGGCAGCAGGACGATCAGGTGGTGAGCAGACCCCGGCGCGGCGAGCGGGACGTGGGCGGGCCGCTCGCGGGGGATCTGGTGGGGCGGGCCCTGCCGCTCGGGGACTGGGGGGAGCCCGCGGAGCGGCTGGACGAGTTGTACCGGTGGGTGGAGCGAGGGGCGCTGCGTACGGCCGACTGGTACCTCGCGGACCGGGTGTGGCGTCGCCGGGCGGCACGGGCCCTGCGGGGCGGTACGGCGGCGGGGGTGGTCGTAGGGGCGTCGTTGCCCCTGCTGGACGCGACCGGCGCGGTGTCGGGCTGCGCGCCGTGGGGTTACCTGGCGCTGCTGCTGGGAGCGGCGTGCGCCGGTGCGGACCGCTGCTTCGGGCTGACCTCGGGGTGGATGCGGGACATGGGTACGGCCCAGGCCGTCCAACGGCGCCTGCAGGCGCTGCAGTTCGACTGGGCGTCGGAGAGCGCGCGTGAGGTGCTGGGTCCCGCCGAGGGAACCGCGGGGGAGGCGGCGGAGCGGTGCCTGGGCATTCTGCGCCGCTTCTCGGAGGACATGACGGAGCTGGTCCGTACGGAGACGGCGGACTGGATGCAGGAGTTCCGCAAGGGCCGACCCCCGGTGTCCTCGCCCCCGCCCGCCCGGCCCGCCCGCCCGGAGCCCGCCACCCCCGTGTCCCGGTACCTGTCCCCACCCCCGGGCACCCGCCCCAACATGCCCCGCCAAAGACCCCCGGACCCCCGGTAGCGGCCGGGCCTCCTCTAGCCGGGGCGCCGGGTGTAGGTCAGGGATTCCGACCCGGCGGACTCGGCTCGCTCCAGGCGGCCGTCCGGGAGGAGGGTGAGGACCGTGGGGGCGCCCGGAGCGCAGGAGGAGAGGGGAGCGCCGGAGGTGACCGTGGCGGCGGTAAGCCTTAACGTCCCGTCCGCGCCCGGCTTTCGGGCCAGGTCAGCGGCGAAGGCGCAGTGGTAGTCGGCCCCGTCCGCGACCAGGGCGAGCACGCGCTCCCCGACCCGCCCCTGCGTCAGGGTGAGCCGCCGCGTCCCGGACCCGTCCGCGCGGTCGGTACGGGCTTCCCAGTCACCGAGGTACCCCGCCGGGACGTCCCCCGCGCCGTCGCCCGACGAGGGCACGACGGTCGCCGTGTCCGACACCCCGCCACCCCGCATCAGCGTGTGGACGGTCCCCCCGGCCCCCAGGACGACCACCAGCGCGACCAGGACGAGCAACCACGTCGACCTCCGGTCCCGCACATCCCCCTCCGGGGACACCCGCGCATACGGCTGCGGATGCCCGAAGGGCCCGCCCTCGGCGGAAACCGCAGGCCAGAGCCCGCCATCCCCCACGGCCGCATGCTCCCCACACCCCGCTGGCGCCGCACCCGGCCCGTATTCGGCCGACGTCCCGTCCCCCGCACCCGGCCCGTATTCGGCCGACGGCCCGTCCCCCGCCCTCGATCCCGCACCCGCCGACGGCGAGCCCGCCCCACCGGGGCCACCCGCACCCGACGACGAAACCCGCACGGGCGGTGCGGGTGGGCACCCGGACCCGGCCGGAGGCCGGGTGCCCGCCCCCGATCCCGCACCCGCCGACGGCGAATCCACCCCACCGGGGCCACCCGCACCCGACGACGAAACCCGCACGGGCGGTGCGGGTGGGAACCCGGACCCGGCCGGAGGCCGGGTGCCCGCCCCCGATCCCGCACCCGCCGACGGCGAATCCACCCCACCGGGGCCACCCGCACCCGACGACGAATGCCGCACGGGCGGTGCGGGTGGGAACTCAGACCCGGCCGGAGGCCGGGTGCCCGCCCCCGCGCCAGGCGCCCCCCGCACACCCACCGCATGCCGCCCGAGCTGGGCCACCAGCCCCCCGGGCAGCCACGGCTCGGCACCCCCGTACCGGGAGACCCGTTCCAGCAGCGCGTCCACGGACGGCCGGGCGGACGGCGCCTTGCGCAGGCAGGCCCGGACCACCGGCCCCACCCCCTCCGGCACCCCCGTGAGATCCGGGGCCTCCTGCGCGATGCGGAACATCAGCGCGTGCGCCCCCCGCTCCGCACCCCCGAACGGCAGCCGCCCGCTCGCCGCGTACGCCAGCACGGCCCCCAGGCAGAACACGTCGCCCGCCGGCGTGACCGCCTCCCTGCGCACCTGCTCCGGCGCCATGAACTCCGGCGAGCTCCCAGGCGCCCCCGTACGCGCGATCCCGAAGTCGATGACCCGGGGCCCGTCGATGGTGATGAGCACGTTGGACGGCTTGAGGTCCCGGTGGACGATCCCCGCCGCGTGGATGTCCCGCAGCGCACGCACCAGCCCACCCGCCAGCACCCACACCGACCGCTCGGGCAGCGCCCCGTACCGCGAGACCACGTCCGCGAGGCTCGGCCCGGCGACGTACCCGGTGGCCAGCCACGGCAGCTCCGCCTCGGTGTCGGCGTCCAGCACGGGCGCCGTCCACACCCCGCCGACCCGCCGGGCCGCGGCGACCTCGCGGCGCAACCGCGCCCGGAACTCCCGCTGCTCGGCGAGACGCGGCCGTACGACCCTCAGGGCGACGGCACGTCCCCGGTCCGACCGCGCCAGGTAGACGTGCCCCATGTCCCCCGAGCCGAGCCGCCCGAGCAGCCGGTACTCCCCGATCCGCCGGGGGTCCCCCGGCTCCAACTCCCGCATGCCGCAACCGCCTTCCCCCGAAGCGCGCTCCCCCGGACCGAGGATAGTGCGGGCATACGGGGCAAGCCCCCACCTCCTCGCCCACAGTTCCGTAACACCTCGCACCCCGCCGCGGGCTCCCCCACTCACGACAACCTGTCGCGCATCGCGCCCCCGCCCGCAACAGACCGCCGATGTCGCGGGCCCGCCCCCACCCCCTACCCTCACCGGCATGACGCCTCAGCCGAACCCGGAGCAGACCCCCACCCCCGACCCCGAGACCGGCGCCGCCGTGAAGGCCGCCGACCGGGCGCACGTGTTCCACTCCTGGTCCGCGCAGGACCTGATCGACCCGCTGGCCGTCGCGGGCGCGGAGGGCTCGTACTTCTGGGACTACGACGGCAAGCGGTACCTGGACTTCACCAGCGGGCTGGTGTTCACGAACATCGGCTACCAGCACCCCGAGGTCGTCGCCGCGATCCAGGAGCAGGCGGGGCGGATGACGACGTTCGCGCCGGCGTTCGCGGTGGAGGCGCGGTCGGAGGCCGCGCGGCTGATCGCGGAGCGCACGCCGGGCGACCTGGACAAGATCTTCTTCACCAACGCGGGCGCGGACGCGGTGGAGCACGCGACCCGGATGGCCCGGCTGCACACCGGCCGCCCCAAGGTGCTGTCGGCGTACCGCTCGTACCACGGCGGCACCCAGCAGGCGATCAACCTCACCGGCGACCCGCGCCGTTGGCCCTCCGACAAC is from Streptomyces seoulensis and encodes:
- a CDS encoding SLATT domain-containing protein, producing MDGPRLDDDRDWDGPEPDDRDGQQDDQVVSRPRRGERDVGGPLAGDLVGRALPLGDWGEPAERLDELYRWVERGALRTADWYLADRVWRRRAARALRGGTAAGVVVGASLPLLDATGAVSGCAPWGYLALLLGAACAGADRCFGLTSGWMRDMGTAQAVQRRLQALQFDWASESAREVLGPAEGTAGEAAERCLGILRRFSEDMTELVRTETADWMQEFRKGRPPVSSPPPARPARPEPATPVSRYLSPPPGTRPNMPRQRPPDPR
- a CDS encoding serine/threonine-protein kinase — protein: MRELEPGDPRRIGEYRLLGRLGSGDMGHVYLARSDRGRAVALRVVRPRLAEQREFRARLRREVAAARRVGGVWTAPVLDADTEAELPWLATGYVAGPSLADVVSRYGALPERSVWVLAGGLVRALRDIHAAGIVHRDLKPSNVLITIDGPRVIDFGIARTGAPGSSPEFMAPEQVRREAVTPAGDVFCLGAVLAYAASGRLPFGGAERGAHALMFRIAQEAPDLTGVPEGVGPVVRACLRKAPSARPSVDALLERVSRYGGAEPWLPGGLVAQLGRHAVGVRGAPGAGAGTRPPAGSEFPPAPPVRHSSSGAGGPGGVDSPSAGAGSGAGTRPPAGSGFPPAPPVRVSSSGAGGPGGVDSPSAGAGSGAGTRPPAGSGCPPAPPVRVSSSGAGGPGGAGSPSAGAGSRAGDGPSAEYGPGAGDGTSAEYGPGAAPAGCGEHAAVGDGGLWPAVSAEGGPFGHPQPYARVSPEGDVRDRRSTWLLVLVALVVVLGAGGTVHTLMRGGGVSDTATVVPSSGDGAGDVPAGYLGDWEARTDRADGSGTRRLTLTQGRVGERVLALVADGADYHCAFAADLARKPGADGTLRLTAATVTSGAPLSSCAPGAPTVLTLLPDGRLERAESAGSESLTYTRRPG